The proteins below come from a single Lasioglossum baleicum chromosome 20, iyLasBale1, whole genome shotgun sequence genomic window:
- the LOC143218640 gene encoding testis-specific serine/threonine-protein kinase 6 — translation MTDLSQTVSEEAVLFQRGYKFVKKLGEGSYAKVYLSEYRSETETDKNKRLACKVIDTSKAPKDFVKKFLPRELDILVKVNHPHVVHVHSIFQRRAKYFMFMRHAENGDLLEFILKNGAVQEGQARVWSRQLALALQYLHEMEIAHRDVKCENVLLTSNYNVKLADFGFARYVIDDRGKQVLSDTYCGSLSYIAPEILRGSPYSPKMSDIWSLGVILYILLNKAMPFDDTDIKRLYVQQRNRKWKFRTKVASLLSEQVKKLITNILEPDPLKRLRLDQIINSDWVAMDPRLMTLTPAEHAALVNAQDERKKMEEKFSRRDPKMFKVEEKSKIDSQQHTKGKQDVTVIKKAANVVMSSIAGGPFLGNVP, via the exons ATGACGGATTTGAGTCAAACTGTATCAGAGGAGGCTGTTCTATTCCAACGCGGTTACAAGTTCGTAAAAAAGCTCGGTGAAGGTTCTTACGCGAAG GTATATTTGTCGGAGTACAGATCAGAAACGGAAACAGACAAGAACAAGAGACTGGCCTGCAAGGTGATAGACACTAGTAAAGCGCCGAAAGATTTCGTCAAGAAGTTTCTGCCTCGTGAGCTAGATATTCTGGTGAAAGTGAACCATCCCCATGTGGTTCATGTGCACAGTATATTCCAACGGCGAGCCAAATACTTTATGTTTATGCGACACGCCGAGAACGGGGATCTCCTCGAGTTTATACTGAAGAACGGCGCGGTTCAGGAAGGTCAAGCTCGCGTGTGGTCCAGACAACTCGCACTCG CTCTGCAGTATCTGCACGAAATGGAGATAGCACACCGCGACGTCAAGTGCGAGAACGTTCTTCTTACGTCGAATTACAATGTGAAGCTTGCCGACTTTGGGTTCGCACGTTACGTGATCGACGACCGGGGAAAACAGGTCCTCAGCGACACTTATTGCGGTTCTCTATCTTACATCGCGCCAGAGATTCTTCGGGGTTCTCCGTACAGTCCTAAGATGTCCGATATCTGGTCACTGGGCGTTATTTTGTACATCTTGCTGAACAAAGCGATGCCGTTCGACGATACCGATATCAAACGGTTGTACGTGCAACAGAGGAATCGCAAGTGGAAGTTCCGCACGAAAGTCGCGTCGTTGTTGAGCGAGCAGGTGAAGAAGCTGATCACCAATATTCTGGAGCCTGATCCGTTGAAACGTTTGAGACTGGATCAAATCATCAACAGCGATTGGGTCGCCATGGATCCTAGACTCATGACGCTCACTCCTGCCGAACACGCTGCTTTAGTCAACGCGCAGGACGAAAGGAAGAAAATGGAGGAAAAGTTCTCTAGGAGAGATCCT aaaatgttcaaagtagAGGAGAAGAGCAAGATAGATTCGCAACAGCACACTAAAGGGAAACAAGATGTCACCGTTATAAAGAAAGCCGCAAAC GTGGTAATGTCTTCGATAGCGGGCGGACCTTTCTTAGGCAATGTTCCATGA
- the Rps2 gene encoding ribosomal protein S2, whose amino-acid sequence MADAAPAARGGFRGGFGSRGGGGDRGGSRGRGRGGRGRGRGRGRGKEDSKEWIPVTKLGRLVRDGKIESLEHIYLFSLPIKEYEIIDKFLGVDLKDEVLKIMPVQKQTRAGQRTRFKAFVAIGDYKGHIGLGVKCSKEVATAIRGAIILAKLSVVPVRRGYWGNKIGDPHTVPCKVTGKCGSVQVRLIPAPRGTGIVSAPVPKKLLQMAGIEDCYTSARGSTCTLGNFAKATYAAIAKTYAYLTPDLWHNQALKKAPYQEYADFLFKNHKGVGGQRPAEVV is encoded by the exons ATGGCGGACGCTGCTCCAGCCGCGCGTGGAGGATTCCGTGGAGGTTTTGGCTCTCGTGGAGGTGGCGGTGACCGTGGTGGATCTCGTGGTAGAGGTCGTGGAGGCAGAGGAAGAGGCCGTGGTCGTGGACGCGGCAAGGAAGACAGCAAGGAATGGATTCCAGTGACCAAGCTTGGTCGTTTGGTCAGGGATGGTAAAATCGAAAGCTTGGAGCACATCTATCTCTTCTCGTTGCCTATTAAAGAATACGAAATCATCGACAAATTCCTTGGAGTCGATCTGAAGGATGAAGTCTTGAAAATCATGCCTGTACAGAAGCAGACCAGGGCTGGTCAACGTACCCGTTTCAAG GCATTTGTAGCCATAGGCGACTACAAGGGCCACATTGGTTTAGGCGTGAAGTGCTCCAAAGAAGTAGCTACTGCCATCCGTGGTGCTATCATCTTGGCCAAACTCTCGGTTGTGCCAGTGCGTCGTGGTTACTGGGGTAACAAGATCGGTGACCCCCACACCGTGCCATGCAAAGTCACTGGTAAATGTGGATCGGTTCAGGTGCGTTTGATCCCTGCGCCTAGAGGTACAGGCATCGTCTCCGCACCCGTACCGAAGAAACTGCTCCAAATGGCTGGTATCGAAGACTGTTACACGTCCGCGAGAGGGTCGACGTGTACTCTTGGTAACTTCGCCAAGGCTACTTATGCAGCCATCGCCAAGACGTATGCGTACCTGACACCAGACCTCTGGCACAACCAGGCACTGAAAAAAGCACCTTACCAGGAATATGCAGACTTCCTATTCAAGAACCACAAAGGTGTGGGCGGACAAAGACCTGCTGAGGTTGTTTAA
- the L(2)37cg gene encoding RNA polymerases I and III subunit AC2 l(2)37Cg, translating to MGRLAEVNGEQSSDKNKTFVFMNEGYTLGNALVTVITQNPDVEFCACFVNHPAEGNIYLRIQAKKGKAIDILRKGLQDFEKICDHTLKTFNGAYSQFKSSKDMDTT from the exons ATGGGTAGACTAGCAGAG GTAAATGGCGAACAATCGTCCGATAAAAACAAAACTTTCGTGTTCATGAATGAAGGCTACACTCTGGGAAATGCTTTAGTAACAGTGATCACTCAGAA CCCTGATGTGGAATTCTGTGCTTGCTTTGTCAATCATCCAGCAGAGGGAAATATTTATCTAAGGATACAAGCGAAGAAAGGAAAGGCGATAGACATTTTAAGGAAAGGTTTGCAAGACTTCGAAAAGATTTGCGACCATACTTTGAAAACTTTTAATGGTGCCTATAGTCAGTTTAAAAGTTCCAAAGACATGGATACTACGTGA
- the Crif gene encoding growth arrest and DNA damage-inducible proteins-interacting protein CRIF, with translation MSLRSLVANVQLMVRVHSVIGRRYLASNSKNQVLESVEEEPVFLSEADNIETKRNKSRLNIEHRNIINGRKPYDEPMAWYHNTVRYKRRILGRYGMEALGVPAGLAWPTREEVEDAKEWERVAYPQTIQQTWRKIAAEKKKKEEDIMARQEKIAARMATMGNLIASVKERVAKKQMEAEQAILKKQRRLDEIRKQLRATGTVTTAKMNEMLETYEKEDKKRKKEAKKQRQLERQKQYLATNMPIEKPAAETSSESREGSPAAETTPKT, from the exons ATGTCTCTAAGAAGTTTAGTTGCCAATGTGCAGCTAATGGTAAGGGTCCATAGTGTCATAGGGAGAAGATACCTTGCGTCGAATTCAAAAAATCAAGTTCTCGAATCTGTGGAAGAAGAACCAGTGTTTCTGAGCGAAGCGGACAACATAGAAACCAAAAGAAATAAATCAAGACTGAATATCGAACATAGAAATATCATAAATGGCCGGAAACCCTATGATGAACCCATGGCTTGGTATCACAACACAGTGAGGTATAAAAGACGAATATTAGGTAGGTATGGTATGGAGGCGTTAGGAGTACCTGCTGGGTTAGCTTGGCCAACACGTGAAGAAGTAGAGGATGCTAAGGAATGGGAGAGAGTTGCATATCCGCAAACCATTCAACAAACATGGCGGAAAATCGCTgcggagaaaaagaaaaaagaggagGATATTATGGCTAG GCAAGAAAAGATCGCGGCTAGAATGGCTACCATGGGAAATCTGATAGCCTCTGTGAAAGAAAGAGTTGCGAAGAAGCAAATGGAAGCGGAACAGGCGATTCTAAAGAAACAACGTCGGCTAGACGAAATTAGAAAACAATTGCGTGCTACGGGTACTGTGACTACCGCGAAAATGAATGAAATGTTAGAAACATATGAAAAGGAAGATAAAAAGAGGAAGAAGGAAGCCAAGAAACAACGACAGCTTGAGAGGCAGAAGCAATATTTAGCGACGAATATGCCAATAGAAAAGCCTGCGGCAGAAACATCTTCGGAAAGCAGAGAAGGATCGCCGGCTGCTGAAACAACGCCGAAAACCTAA
- the LOC143218630 gene encoding uncharacterized protein LOC143218630 isoform X1 — translation MIKKNRSLCFFNSISKAHLSVARNQRCIFYFNIYFDFRIPLGMALEVTLHVFHYFMLHSKAFQCFPTLLAIGSMIGPSSGTGGIPDHEVSNNQSRTAKKRIFDDLDIESLCEEVQNSRKRYHLEEIETPMELVASNQVIGDNTAALFSPLSAQEAVEECPMARLEVLLVDGTNCTWTTVSESESQQNVGEIAASPTSSPSVHRLEQAIQNVQVEETSYQVDSSYWEPVVTLPSTNLQENKLGPPFSNHHHHQHHHHQQQQQNQHQQHHQQFDDQETGNLSWLLDFKLDSFIEAADEKSNAPMYRDNHNGSKTKVNGRTYSSTYANDVKRSYNETGTTYQDTTRTYSYNGPKKPPFTYTELIEHALRERGELTVSAIYQWISERFPYYKSNDDRWKNSVRHNLSINPHFRKGSKAPHGAGHLWAIANRSMDSRPRQIINPSTKQVAKLPVEPENSQRSISHINPIDEVEAATASIAQPASEEETESIVSSVTLEHCAEQILSGIKKEVEVQYLIPMMMSSNEHDSTQTAQQPQELHYPVKESDFLNPVSKEVVAEECGLISEGYLVTDLNPATLGLNMIEPEIITPEIITPENLFGEELNFQFYELSSPSQLQSA, via the exons atgataaaaaaaaatagatcGTTGTGTTTTTTCAATTCTATTTCGAAAGCCCATTTAAGTGTCGCGAGAAATCAAcgttgtatcttttattttaacatttattttgattttaggaTACCCCTTGGAATGGCCTTGGAAGTTACACTGCacgtttttcattattttatgttGCACTCCAAAGCTTTCCAATGCTTCCCAACGCTATTAGCGATCGGT AGCATGATCGGACCGTCTTCGGGTACCGGAGGGATTCCGGATCACGAGGTGTCGAATAACCAGTCGCGAACGGCGAAGAAGCGGATCTTTGACGATCTGGATATAGAGAGTTTGTGCGAGGAAGTCCAGAACAGCAGGAAACGGTATCACCTTGAAGAAATTGAGACTCCGATGGAGCTGGTGGCCTCTAACCAGGTGATCGGCGACAACACCGCCGCTCTATTTTCCCCGTTATCGGCCCAGGAAGCCGTCGAAGAGTGTCCTATGGCACGCTTGGAGGTCCTCCTGGTAGATGGGACCAATTGCACTTGGACTACTGTCTCTGAATCGGAATCACAGCAGAATGTTGGTGAGATCGCTGCGTCCCCGACTTCCTCGCCATCGGTACACAGACTGGAACAAGCGATTCAGAACGTCCAAGTCGAGGAAACCAGCTACCAGGTGGACTCAAGCTACTGGGAACCAGTGGTGACGTTACCTTCGACGAATCTGCAAGAGAACAAACTTGGCCCGCCTTTCAGTAACCACCATCACCATCAGCATCACCAccaccagcagcagcagcagaatCAGCATCAGCAACATCACCAACAATTCGACGATCAGGAAACTGGGAACCTGTCCTGGTTATTGGACTTCAAATTGGATTCATTCATCGAGGCTGCAGATGAGAAATCCAATGCACCAATGTACAGGGACAACCATAATG GGAGTAAGACTAAAGTAAATGGACGCACTTACAGTTCCACCTACGCGAACGACGTCAAAAGGAGTTACAACGAGACCGGTACAACCTATCAGGATACGACACGGACTTACTCGTATAATGGTCCCAAAAAGCCACCGTTCACTTACACAGAGCTCATTGAACATGCCCTTAGAGAAAGAGGAGAGCTGACTGTGTCGGCTATTTACCAATGGATCTC CGAACGTTTCCCGTATTACAAGAGCAACGACGATCGTTGGAAGAATTCTGTGCGACACAATCTTTCTATAAACCCGCACTTCCGTAAGGGATCAAAGGCTCCCCATGGGGCTGGTCACCTATGGGCCATTGCCAACAGATCCATGGACTCTAGACCTAGGCAAATCATCAATCCCTCGACGAAGCAAGTTGCCAAGTTACCTGTGGAACCCGAGAATTCTCAGAGAAGTATTAG TCACATAAATCCCATAGACGAAGTGGAAGCAGCGACCGCTAGCATCGCTCAACCAGCTTCGGAAGAGGAAACGGAGAGCATAGTGAGCTCTGTGACATTGGAGCACTGTGCAGAGCAAATACTCAGTGGTATCAAGAAGGAAGTAGAAGTACAGTATTTGATCCCTATGATGATGTCCAGCAACGAACACGATTCGACGCAGACCGCTCAGCAGCCGCAAGAACTCCATTATCCTGTGAAGGAAAGTG ATTTCCTTAATCCTGTGTCGAAAGAGGTAGTGGCGGAGGAGTGCGGGCTTATAAGCGAGGGTTATCTAGTCACGGATTTGAATCCGGCAACCTTAGGCTTGAACATGATCGAACCAGAGATCATCACGCCAGAAATCATCACGCCAGAGAATCTCTTTGGCGAAGAGTTGAACTTTCAGTTTTATGAATTGTCGTCCCCGTCGCAGCTTCAGTCTGCCTGA
- the LOC143218630 gene encoding uncharacterized protein LOC143218630 isoform X2, with protein MALEVTLHVFHYFMLHSKAFQCFPTLLAIGSMIGPSSGTGGIPDHEVSNNQSRTAKKRIFDDLDIESLCEEVQNSRKRYHLEEIETPMELVASNQVIGDNTAALFSPLSAQEAVEECPMARLEVLLVDGTNCTWTTVSESESQQNVGEIAASPTSSPSVHRLEQAIQNVQVEETSYQVDSSYWEPVVTLPSTNLQENKLGPPFSNHHHHQHHHHQQQQQNQHQQHHQQFDDQETGNLSWLLDFKLDSFIEAADEKSNAPMYRDNHNGSKTKVNGRTYSSTYANDVKRSYNETGTTYQDTTRTYSYNGPKKPPFTYTELIEHALRERGELTVSAIYQWISERFPYYKSNDDRWKNSVRHNLSINPHFRKGSKAPHGAGHLWAIANRSMDSRPRQIINPSTKQVAKLPVEPENSQRSISHINPIDEVEAATASIAQPASEEETESIVSSVTLEHCAEQILSGIKKEVEVQYLIPMMMSSNEHDSTQTAQQPQELHYPVKESDFLNPVSKEVVAEECGLISEGYLVTDLNPATLGLNMIEPEIITPEIITPENLFGEELNFQFYELSSPSQLQSA; from the exons ATGGCCTTGGAAGTTACACTGCacgtttttcattattttatgttGCACTCCAAAGCTTTCCAATGCTTCCCAACGCTATTAGCGATCGGT AGCATGATCGGACCGTCTTCGGGTACCGGAGGGATTCCGGATCACGAGGTGTCGAATAACCAGTCGCGAACGGCGAAGAAGCGGATCTTTGACGATCTGGATATAGAGAGTTTGTGCGAGGAAGTCCAGAACAGCAGGAAACGGTATCACCTTGAAGAAATTGAGACTCCGATGGAGCTGGTGGCCTCTAACCAGGTGATCGGCGACAACACCGCCGCTCTATTTTCCCCGTTATCGGCCCAGGAAGCCGTCGAAGAGTGTCCTATGGCACGCTTGGAGGTCCTCCTGGTAGATGGGACCAATTGCACTTGGACTACTGTCTCTGAATCGGAATCACAGCAGAATGTTGGTGAGATCGCTGCGTCCCCGACTTCCTCGCCATCGGTACACAGACTGGAACAAGCGATTCAGAACGTCCAAGTCGAGGAAACCAGCTACCAGGTGGACTCAAGCTACTGGGAACCAGTGGTGACGTTACCTTCGACGAATCTGCAAGAGAACAAACTTGGCCCGCCTTTCAGTAACCACCATCACCATCAGCATCACCAccaccagcagcagcagcagaatCAGCATCAGCAACATCACCAACAATTCGACGATCAGGAAACTGGGAACCTGTCCTGGTTATTGGACTTCAAATTGGATTCATTCATCGAGGCTGCAGATGAGAAATCCAATGCACCAATGTACAGGGACAACCATAATG GGAGTAAGACTAAAGTAAATGGACGCACTTACAGTTCCACCTACGCGAACGACGTCAAAAGGAGTTACAACGAGACCGGTACAACCTATCAGGATACGACACGGACTTACTCGTATAATGGTCCCAAAAAGCCACCGTTCACTTACACAGAGCTCATTGAACATGCCCTTAGAGAAAGAGGAGAGCTGACTGTGTCGGCTATTTACCAATGGATCTC CGAACGTTTCCCGTATTACAAGAGCAACGACGATCGTTGGAAGAATTCTGTGCGACACAATCTTTCTATAAACCCGCACTTCCGTAAGGGATCAAAGGCTCCCCATGGGGCTGGTCACCTATGGGCCATTGCCAACAGATCCATGGACTCTAGACCTAGGCAAATCATCAATCCCTCGACGAAGCAAGTTGCCAAGTTACCTGTGGAACCCGAGAATTCTCAGAGAAGTATTAG TCACATAAATCCCATAGACGAAGTGGAAGCAGCGACCGCTAGCATCGCTCAACCAGCTTCGGAAGAGGAAACGGAGAGCATAGTGAGCTCTGTGACATTGGAGCACTGTGCAGAGCAAATACTCAGTGGTATCAAGAAGGAAGTAGAAGTACAGTATTTGATCCCTATGATGATGTCCAGCAACGAACACGATTCGACGCAGACCGCTCAGCAGCCGCAAGAACTCCATTATCCTGTGAAGGAAAGTG ATTTCCTTAATCCTGTGTCGAAAGAGGTAGTGGCGGAGGAGTGCGGGCTTATAAGCGAGGGTTATCTAGTCACGGATTTGAATCCGGCAACCTTAGGCTTGAACATGATCGAACCAGAGATCATCACGCCAGAAATCATCACGCCAGAGAATCTCTTTGGCGAAGAGTTGAACTTTCAGTTTTATGAATTGTCGTCCCCGTCGCAGCTTCAGTCTGCCTGA
- the LOC143218652 gene encoding protein ILRUN, which yields MNVDNDLDHHLLRQFSCLSTTDKDDLVEQLQSMLAGNQINETAARFFLDMNNWNLQAAICSYFDCESPFQFPCMTLICDSTIGNGESVPPDTKFRKSWHVQNSGTEPWPDGVCLQHTGGVIMGCTRVPVLSLGPKETMEVSVELVSPQVPNVTYESKWRMKTSTGSYFGDIIWVIITVSECGTLAVTQQLHQLSTSQSNDVQMC from the exons ATGAACGTAGACAACGACTTGGACCATCATTTGTTGCGCCAGTTCAGCTGTCTAAGCACCACCGATAAGGACGATCTGGTGGAACAGCTGCAGAGCATGCTCGCTGGCAACCAAATAAATGAGACAGCCGCCAGGTTCTTCCTCGATATGAATAACTG GAACCTCCAGGCAGCTATATGTAGTTATTTCGACTGTGAGTCGCCGTTTCAATTCCCGTGCATGACGCTGATATGCGACAGTACGATCGGCAACGGTGAATCTGTGCCACCAGATACTAAATTTCGAAAATCATGGCACGTGCAGAACAGTGGTACAGAGCCATGGCCAGACGGAGTTTGTCTACAACACACCGGAGGGGTAATAATGGGATGTACAAGGGTACCTGTTCTATCTCTAGGTCCTAAAGAAACGATGGAGGTGAGTGTCGAGCTCGTAAGTCCTCAGGTTCCTAATGTCACCTATGAAAGTAAATGGAGGATGAAAACTTCTACGGGTTCTTATTTCGGTG ACATTATCTGGGTGATTATTACGGTGAGCGAGTGTGGCACCTTAGCGGTTACTCAACAGCTACATCAATTAAGTACTTCACAGTCGAATGATGTACAAATGTGTTAG
- the Ts gene encoding thymidylate synthase, with amino-acid sequence MSATLADNLNGTKHAENENEHEEHQYLRLIHKIIKHGIKKSDRTGVGTLSTFGTHMRYSLRDGVFPLLTTKRVFWKGVVEELLWFIKGSTNAKELSSKGIHIWDGNSSREFLDSHGFNDREEGDLGPVYGFQWRHYGAKYQDMHTDYTGQGIDQLKDVIDKIKNSPDDRRIIMTAWNTNDIPLMALPPCHCLVQFYVGNGELSCQLYQRSADMGLGVPFNIASYSLLTYMLAHITNLKPGEFVHTMGDCHVYLNHVAALEKQIEREPKPFPRLKIVRNVQDIDDFLPEDFELTGYSPHAKIAMEMAV; translated from the exons ATGAGTGCGACTTTGGCAGATAACTTGAATGGAACTAAGCATgcagaaaatgaaaatgaacacGAGGAACATCAATATTTACGTTTAatccataaaataattaaacatgGAATCAAGAAGTCCGATCGTACAGGTGTCGGCACATTATCGACTTTCGGAACTCATATGAGATATAGTTTAAGAGACG GTGTATTTCCATTACTGACCACAAAACGAGTGTTTTGGAAAGGAGTAGTCGAGGAGCTGCTATGGTTTATAAAAGGATCAACGAACGCGAAAGAACTCTCGTCGAAAGGGATTCATATATGGGATGGAAACAGCTCACGGGAATTTCTAGATTCGCATGGATTTAACGATAGAGAAGAAGGAGACTTAGGACCTGTTTACGGATTTCAATGGAGGCACTACGGAGCGAAATATCAAGATATGCACACAGATTATACGGGTCAAG GCATCGATCAATTGAAGGACGTTATAGATAAGATAAAGAATTCTCCTGATGACAGAAGAATAATTATGACAGCATGGAATACAAACGATATTCCACTGATGGCACTACCTCCTTGTCATTGTCTTGTTCAATTTTATGTTGGCAATGGGGAATTATCCTGTCAACTTTATCAGAGAAGCGCCGATATGGGTCTTGGTGTACCTTTTAATATAGCATCCTATTCTCTGTTAACTTACATGCTAGCACATATCACAAATTTAAAG CCAGGTGAATTTGTACATACGATGGGCGACTGTCACGTGTACCTCAATCATGTGGCTGCGCTTGAGAAACAAATAGAGCGCGAACCGAAACCGTTCCCACGTTTAAAAATAGTTAGGAACGTTCAAGATATTGACGATTTTCTACCGGAAGATTTCGAATTGACCGGATACAGTCCACACGCGAAAATCGCTATGGAGATGGCTGTTTAA
- the Pex16 gene encoding peroxisomal biogenesis factor 16 has product MVLDKVNSSILKIIEPYRKWVIENPKLLADLEETIQCLSYFTAGRFNNSTLTSELIYSLSNLIVLFNDLLMCSGRHLHLKFPQFKSKIKIWLTVIEYTETLLEISARKRWGRTGKWFIIITIQLFKAVLRLLLVHVYKEGIVKSPPLKPLNRNKLNESEEEKIKEGFTLKRSGTVVRSIRGTNSMHMRTWEPLSPSIHDNLNSSTKLERNIALAESLYIMKPLFHLGCISVTGEKQWPPWLLSLIIDLLSLQIFNKEVKTTAFSKEDRGELHRRRAALLLYLLRSPFYDKCSRLRIYAFLTALSKKVPFARLIAEPIKRYLPHWQSTYFYVWSV; this is encoded by the exons ATGGTGCTCGATAAAGTAAACTCTTCCATATTAAAAATCATCGAACCCTACAGAAAATGGGTTATCGAAAATCCGAAGTTACTGGCAGATttggaagaaacaattcaatgttTATCTTACTTCACagctg gTCGTTTCAACAATTCCACATTGACCTCAGAGCTCATTTACTCTTTATCAAATCTGATAGTACTTTTTAATGATTTGTTAATGTGCAGTGGAAGGCATTTACATCTAAAGTTTCCacaatttaaatcgaaaatcAAAATCTGGTTAACTGTCATCGAATATACGGAAACTCTGCTTGAGATCTCTGCTAGAAAACGGTGGGGACGCACTGGTAAATGGTTTATAATTATTACGATACAACTATTCAA AGCTGTGCTGAGACTTTTGTTGGTACATGTGTACAAAGAAGGGATAGTAAAGAGTCCTCCGCTGAAACCGCTTAATAGAAACAAGTTGAATGAGTCGGAagaagagaaaataaaagaaggatTCACATTGAAGCGATCCGGCACTGTTGTCAGGAGTATAAGAGGCACAAATTCAATGCATATGCGTACATGGGAGCCTCTGTCCCCTAGTATTCATGATAATTTAAACTCTTCCACTAAATTAGAAAGAAATATAGCTTTAGCGGAG agtTTGTATATTATGAAACCACTGTTTCATCTAGGTTGTATATCTGTAACAGGTGAAAAACAATGGCCACCATGGCTACTGTCATTAATCATTGATTTGCTTAG TTTGCAAATATTCAATAAGGAAGTAAAGACAACTGCATTTAGTAAAGAGGACAGAGGAGAGTTACATAGACGAAGAGCCGCTCTATTGCTTTATCTTCTAAGATCTCCATTTTATGATAAATGTAGTAGGCTTCGGATATATGCTTTCCTTACCGCATTATCCAAGAAAGTGCCTTTCGCAAGGTTAATCGCAGAACCGATAAAAAGATATCTTCCACACTGGCAGAGCACATACTTTTATGTGTGGTCTGTCTAG
- the LOC143218646 gene encoding toll-interacting protein B: METERRSDLYEEWKKRVFLGPLPQGFLRVEEHSIQEQQEAADEQAALALHQLQLQSMPTMHEPHVGTLSITIAQAKLVKNYGMIRMDPYVRLRVGHAVYETHTCSNGAKNPHWNKVIRCFLPPGVTQIYVEIYDECSFVMDELIAWGHIDIPQQVLQKGETREGWYMLSGKQGDNQEGMINLVFSLVANMTKGHPYMNAPPSVVAVPSPTMFGMKRYPNTVNVYTTPPAAAAPPVAPSSMPNAEVELKQIFEMFPNVDKEVIKSVYDVNQGKKDITINSLLQMCE, from the exons ATGGAAACCGAGAGGCGATCGGATTTATACGAAGAATGGAAAAAACGG GTCTTTCTGGGCCCTCTACCTCAGGGATTTCTTAGAGTAGAGGAACACAGTATCCAGGAACAACAAGAAGCTGCCGATGAACAAGCTGCGCTCGCACTTCATCAGCTGCAGCTGCAAAGTATGCCTACGATGCACGAACCGCACGTTGGTACGCTTAGCATAACGATTGCTCAG GCTAAACTAGTAAAAAACTATGGGATGATCAGAATGGACCCTTACGTAAGACTGAGAGTAGGCCATGCCGTCTACGAGACACACACATGCTCCAACGGAGCAAAAAATCCACATTGGAACAAAGTTATTCGATG TTTCTTGCCACCCGGAGTTACACAAATATACGTAGAAATTTACGATGAATGTTCTTTTGTAATGGACGAGTTGATAGCATGGGGCCACATAGACATTCCACAACAAGTCCTCCAAAAGGGAGAGACACGCGAGGGTTGGTATATGCTTAGCGGAAAGCAAGGAGACAATCAAGAGGGAATGATAAATCTAGTTTTTAGCTTGGTAGCTAACATG ACCAAGGGACATCCGTACATGAACGCACCACCGTCAGTTGTGGCGGTCCCTTCTCCGACGATGTTCGGTATGAAACGATATCCAAACACGGTAAATGTTTACACGACACCACCTGCAGCTGCTGCACCACCCGTTGCACCCAGTTCTATGCCAAATGCCGAGGTCGAGTTGAAACAG ATATTTGAAATGTTCCCGAACGTCGACAAGGAAGTAATTAAGTCTGTTTACGATGTGAATCAAGGGAAGAAAGACATAACTATAAATTCATTGCTTCAGATGTGTGAATAA